In Procambarus clarkii isolate CNS0578487 chromosome 60, FALCON_Pclarkii_2.0, whole genome shotgun sequence, one genomic interval encodes:
- the LOC138353864 gene encoding LOW QUALITY PROTEIN: general transcription factor 3C polypeptide 1-like (The sequence of the model RefSeq protein was modified relative to this genomic sequence to represent the inferred CDS: inserted 6 bases in 6 codons; deleted 1 base in 1 codon) translates to MTPFAMNYIADLEDEIALEGLDGITIEGLWVRLKLRPNFESSMPIDDNSKAFLWSLIVLDDEISMSKLPTPRDPLVIFNRYEYMDSELGIVLEPDEKPKEIYPFHPVDDGVKGVRGSCKTYNEREDVTHLVIYKTLQQVEIEYGNSIVLVASQMLRNKALCIATCIDKFYDLTLXQYILLERIGRSRRMGEITQGKVSLASMGENPKSMFYHRKRLLKLNLITKQPHQQKGTKGQTHNGSLLHLTRFYVERRSKFIMMIQRAVEILKSKPDCCAPYLLVKEEMGMPETSCRKLFKSSEFQRYIKNVSAPYRKVYPDALTSQWRCKGKDAEKFVRVMELINPEIDPLEVCKVEEVADDEEDEDSYPGILDQQRVVWGVGXLHQAYEVVEEAGPDGVSQSDMARLLGQTKLDSRTICRNXQRRNTVHSLMKDVWRQRVSRYVSHKYARTGHLTQEFRKERQKMMAMMEQDQVETDKPSTSKQSEASRVLETNYLEGVEVDLEMQSAEKVCGKAKVSVTSSSMPSVSVSDPQKKEKKQSSAKDVNNKGFLTYILKHAEEIRLTYSNQKRSSPHVTTRMMKRANMIIEAVRXIKVIDDAFKLQKMIVQAETEEGYAVKMDKKSLNRLLDKLSRGGFLKNITVKLKCVNMQKLVRFVVHPSITFKSPHLKSAIEQXKLKFLAIGSEPKREGDGASAEGKQEARKVKSEDKNSGLAKEQNTRDKDEHMNKSSVGKSMQELKRMHQITSAKTPPPVADPADLADPADPASQAGPAPSGIAIKKAVGAKGSLGPKFVRMCELHKLLFYLVYGYSGQENLDQEQAWNTIAASSPKIQLDNEDLSGYPIIYCSELSWKMFIPPLPNHMNTESGWAFVCDVLLRLPLCIFVRLVSISYSKGEIEEFLAHPLKRNLLVKYLPPHLRQSLLQGRRYVTYVIDLINRLCYVGLLQYGHQIMKEKDQVFIYVNRHASLIDTTTSSPGYHQISADKEYVRKEYLFSCLQDILQYWYDMWTISMHTPLGGHNCMQGKKITIQILDRKPQIIESLTPRSTDEAPTRDVGYIPGDGRGAGGLDSAMFAHLKRNWSSTSGHAAAARPSALLPPNTDGAERVSYEGTMSYTQYLMNTTKPSSDTLSPKHRLAGLRNVKLSVYKPRMGSDGKTLEVPVGLVARAPRGRKRKRGGSQSSDSDTPPAKHGRGSGQKRNRPTSYQRELKMRKKSPKKPYYDEEDRAALRRMNKLRVDWSSAEDSFLLLCKVASSFLFPNIRSQMITFSLVRDLLHERFPEARNKTSRACQRRINYIMKNPTTEDNVAIFLEEVKQDTNIVAEFKGPRLPRNKKNIENVYAKLFRRLMSRLVIKFASSESRQCPDLPDLAEEFEQKYRIIKASSSLRNKLKVNEVNTISDIDFYVVNALIYSSLCSKHDRDSYAYQLYLAYQQXPQVLLNSVLTRMRQDQMISYKKCYNRSLFAQTCLPLSTSPFQLSVTYLHVFNFKFLKFGVSKRIFQSLLNG, encoded by the exons ATGACACCATTTGCCATGAATTACATAGCAGATTTAGAAGATGAAATTGCTCTTGAGGGGCTGGATGGAATAACAATAGAAG GCTTGTGGGTGAGGCTGAAACTGCGGCCCAACTTTGAGAGTAGCATGCCTATTGATGACAACAGCAAAGCCTTTCTTTGGTCACTTATAGTTTTAGATGATGAGATCTCAATGAGCAAGCTGCCTACACCTCGAGATCCACTTGTAATTTTTAATAG GTATGAGTATATGGACTCAGAGCTGGGTATTGTCTTGGAGCCAGATGAAAAACCTAAAGAAATTTATCCTTTCCATCCTGTTGATGATGGAGTAAAAGGAGTTCGGGGGTCTTGTAAGACGTATAATGAGCGGGAGGATGTCACTCACCTGGTTATCTACAAGACCCTCCAGCAAGTGGAGATAGA ATATGGTAACAGTATTGTTCTGGTGGCAAGTCAAATGCTTCGAAATAAGGCTCTCTGCATAGCCACTTGCATTGATAAGTTCTATGACTTGACTC ACCAGTACATCCTGCTAGAGCGCATTGGGCGCTCACGACGGATGGGAGAAATCACTCAAGGCAAG GTAAGTTTAGCATCCATGGGTGAGAACCCTAAATCCATGTTTTATCACCGGAAGCGGCTACTTAAGCTAAACCTGATCACCAAACAGCCACATCAACAAAAGGGCACCAAAGGACAGACACACAATGGATCACTTCTACACCTTACAAG GTTTTACGTTGAACGTCGGTCGAAGTTCATCATGATGATCCAGCGAGCAGTAGAGATACTGAAGAGCAAGCCTGACTGCTGTGCCCCATATTTACTGGTCAAGGAGGAGATGGGGATGCCAGAAACATCTTGCAGGAAGCTCTTTAAAAGCTCAGAATTTCAGAG ATACATCAAGAACGTTTCGGCTCCCTACCGTAAAGTGTATCCTGATGCTCTGACATCTCAGTGGCGTTGTAAAGGAAAAGATGCGGAAAAGTTTGTGCGAGTCATGGAACTTATCAATCCTGAAATTGATCCTCTGGAAGTGTGCAAAGTGGAAGAAGTAGCTGACGACGAAGAGGATGAGGACTCTTATCCTGGCATCCTGGACCAACAACGT GTGGTATGGGGTGTCG CTTTACATCAGGCATATGAGGTAGTAGAAGAGGCAGGGCCAGATGGGGTATCTCAGTCAGACATGGCACGTTTGCTGGGTCAAACAAAACTCGACTCGCGTACCATTTGTCGGA TGCAGCGTCGCAACACCGTTCATTCTCTCATGAAGGACGTCTGGAGGCAGCGTGTGTCAAGATACGTCTCCCACAAGTATGCCAGGACTGGACATCTAACGCAGGAATTCAGGAAAGAACGGCAGAAAATGATGGCTATGATGGAGCAAGATCAAGTTGAAACAGACAAACCATCCACATCGAAGCAG AGTGAAGCATCACGAGTCCTGGAGACAAACTATCTCGAGGGGGTTGAAGTGGATTTGGAAATGCAAAGTGCAGAAAAGGTCTGCGGAAAGGCCAAGGTCAGTGTCACCTCGTCTTCGATGCCCTCAGTCTCTGTATCGGATCCTCAGAAGAAGGAGAAGAAACAGTCTTCAGCAAAAGATGTCAATAACAAAGG CTTCCTCACATAT ATTCTTAAGCATGCTGAGGAAATCCGCCTGACATATAGCAACCAAAAGCGAAGCTCTCCACATGTGACCACTCGTATGATGAAGAGAGCCAACATGATTATTGAGGCTGTTA TCATCAAGGTGATTGATGATGccttcaagttgcagaaaatgatTGTTCAG GCTGAAACAGAAGAAGGTTATGCTGTGAAAATGGATAAGAAGAGCCTGAACCGATTATTGGACAAGTTGTCAAGGGGCggctttcttaaaaatatcactgtaaagCTGAAATGCGTTAACATGCAGAAGTTGGTGCGATTTGTTGTCCACCCGAGCATCACCTTCA AGAGCCCACACCTCAAGTCTGCTATTGAAC CTAAACTTAAATTCTTGGCAATTGGAAGTGAGCCCAAGCGAGAAGGTGATGGCGCGTCAGCTGAGGGCAAGCAGGAAGCACGCAAGGTTAAAAGCGAAGATAAAAATTCTGGATTGGCTAAAGAACAGAACACGAGAGACAAAGatgaacacatgaacaagagTTCTGTCGGGAAAAGTATGCAGGAGCTGAAGCGCATGCATCAAATAACATCTGCCAAGACCCCGCCCCCTGTTGCTGACCCGGCTGATCTGGCTGACCCTGCTGACCCGGCTAGCCAGGCTGGCCCGGCTCCATCAGGCATTGCAATCAAGAAG GCTGTTGGAGCGAAGGGCAGCTTGGGGCCAAAATTTGTACGCATGTGTGAACTTCACAAGTTGTTGTTTTACTTGGTTTATGGCTATTCTGGGCAAGAGAACCTGGATCAGGAGCAAGCTTGGAATACTATTGCTGCGTCATCGCCTAAAATACAGCTTGATAATGAGGATCTGTCTGGCTACCCAATAATCTACTGTTCAGAGCTCTCTTGGAA AATGTTTATCCCTCCTCTCCCAAATCACATGAATACTGAGTCCGGCTGGGCATTTGTGTGCGATGTTCTTCTCCGGCTTCCCCTGTGCATCTTTGTCCGCCTAGTGAGCATCTCTTATAGTAAGGGAGAGATTGAGGAATTTCTTGCGCATCCATTGAAGAGGAATTTGCTAGTGAAATATCTCCCCCCTCACCTGAGGCAGTCGCTTCTCCAGGGGCGAAGATATGTGACTTACGTCATCGACCTCATTAATCGCTTGTGTTACGTGG GTTTACTGCAGTATGGACACCAGATTATGAAAGAGAAAGATCAGGTATTCATTTATGTGAACCGACATGCTAGCCTCAtcgacaccaccacctcctcgccTGGATACCATCAGATCTCGGCTGATAAAGAATATGTGCGCAAAGAATATTTGTTCTCATGCCTGCAAGATATTCTTCAGTACTG GTACGACATGTGGACCATCTCCATGCACACACCCCTGGGCGGCCACAATTGTATGCAGGGGAAAAAAATTACTATCCAAATTCTGGACCGCAAACCACAGATCATCGAGTCGCTCACGCCTCGCAGCACAGACGAAGCTCCAACCAG agATGTTGGTTATATCCCTGGTGATGGGCGTGGTGCAGGGGGCTTGGATTCAGCAATGTTTGCCCACCTTAAGCGAAACTGGTCATCTACCTCTGGACATGCAGCTGCAGCCCGGCCATCAGCtttactgccacccaacactgaTGGTGCCGAGAGAGTCTCGTATGAGGGAACTATGTCCTATACCCAGTACCTAATGAACACTACA AAACCGTCCTCAGACACTTTGTCTCCAAAACATCGTCTAGCTGGGCTTCGCAATGTTAAACTGTCAGTGTACAAG CCAAGAATGGGAAGTGATGGAAAGACTCTTGAGGTGCCAGTTGGTTTGGTCGCCCGGGCGCCCCGTGGGAGGAAACGTAAACGAGGAGGCTCTCAGTCATCTGATTCAGACACCCCACCAGCTAA ACATGGCCGGGGCTCGGGACAGAAGCGCAATCGTCCTACAAGCTACCAGCGTGAATTAAAAATGCGCAAGAAATCTCCCAAAAAGCCTTACTATGATGAAGAAGATCGGGCTGCTCTTAGACGAATGAACAAATT ACGAGTGGATTGGTCATCGGCCGAGGACTCCTTCCTGCTCCTGTGCAAAGTTGCATCTTCCTTCCTCTTCCCGAACATTCGTAGCCAGATGATCACTTTCAGTCTAGTGAGAGACTTGTTGCACGAGAGGTTTCCCGAGGCTCGCAACAAGACCTCGCGGGCATGCCAGAGACGAATCAACTACATCATGAAGAATCCGACGACAGAGGATAATGTAGCCATCTTCCTAGAAGAGGTCAAGCAGGATACTAATATTGTTGCAGAATTTAAG GGTCCAAGACTTCCACGTAACAAGAAGAACATAGAAAATGTGTATGCCAAGCTATTCCGTCGATTAATGAGTCGACTGGTGATCAAGTTCGCTTCAAGTGAGTCGCGCCAGTGTCCAGATCTTCCCGATCTGGCCGAGGAGTTTGAACAGAAATACCGCATCATCAAAGCTTCCTCTTCCCTACGCAACAAACTCAAAGTCAATGAAGTCAACACAATCTCTGATATTGACTTTTATGTGGTCAATGCTCTAATATAT AGTTCACTGTGCTCCAAGCATGACAGAGACTCTTATGCCTACCAACTGTACCTGGCATACCAGC TACCTCAAGTTCTCCTCAACTCTGTGTTGACTCGCATGCGTCAAGATCAGATGATCAGCTACAAGAAATGTTACAACCGATCTCTATTTGCCCAGACCTGTCTTCCACTCTCCACATCACCTTTTCAACTTTCAGTGACCTACCTGCATGTCTTCAACTTCAAA TTTCTAAAATTTGGAGTATCCAAGAGAATATTCCAGAGTCTTTTGAATggttag